From Actinopolymorpha cephalotaxi, one genomic window encodes:
- the casA gene encoding type I-E CRISPR-associated protein Cse1/CasA, with amino-acid sequence MRGQASFDLIEAPWIRALRHDGRPTEVSILELFGSAAELRSIVGEVPTQTFATVRLLLAILHRAIDGPQTTEDWHELWRSGELPMEDITDYLDGFRDRFDLLHPRTPFYQVADLHTSKNEFFGLERLIADVPNGEPFFTSRVKDGLTRVSFAEAARWVVHCQAFDPSGIKSGAVGDPRVKGGRGYPIGTGWCGRLGGLFAEGRNVRETLLLNLSGGLSEDDLPAWERPPSDAREADVAGRPDGQVDLYTWQSRRIRLFADADGVYGVLIANGDKLDPHNLHGVEPLTAWRRSPAQEKARKEPLVYLPRTHDPDRSLWQGLGALLPSATGSRSSRDGATAVAPAVLEWIAQLEVEGLLAGDYVVRTRAIGMEYGSQAATTAEVFDDSLTLAAALLKEQDTELGACAVGAVADAERGVQALGNLASNLAQAAGDRQPGARGKAHELGYSMLDGPFRSWLAGLRTDTDILQARREWQLAARRILGDLGRQMVADAGPTAWVGREVDDTRPGKDTRHVSSPEADLSFRRQIAKAFELAGKPDRDEVPA; translated from the coding sequence ATGAGGGGACAGGCTTCGTTCGACCTGATTGAAGCGCCTTGGATCCGGGCGCTTCGACATGACGGTCGGCCGACCGAAGTGTCGATCCTGGAACTGTTCGGTTCGGCTGCGGAGTTGCGTTCGATCGTGGGTGAGGTACCCACCCAGACTTTCGCCACCGTCCGGCTGCTGCTGGCGATTCTGCATCGGGCGATCGATGGCCCGCAGACGACGGAGGACTGGCACGAGCTGTGGCGGTCCGGGGAGCTTCCGATGGAGGACATCACCGATTACCTCGATGGATTCCGGGACCGGTTCGATCTCCTGCACCCGCGGACGCCCTTCTATCAGGTCGCGGACCTTCACACGAGCAAGAACGAGTTCTTCGGCCTGGAGCGGTTGATCGCGGACGTGCCCAACGGTGAGCCGTTCTTCACCAGCCGAGTCAAGGACGGGCTGACGCGGGTGTCGTTCGCGGAGGCTGCGCGGTGGGTGGTGCACTGTCAGGCGTTCGACCCGTCCGGCATCAAGTCTGGAGCGGTCGGGGACCCGAGGGTGAAGGGTGGCCGTGGCTACCCGATCGGCACTGGATGGTGTGGACGTCTCGGTGGGCTCTTCGCCGAAGGCCGCAACGTGCGGGAGACGCTGCTGCTGAATCTGAGCGGCGGGCTTTCCGAGGATGACCTGCCCGCTTGGGAACGCCCACCCTCCGACGCGCGGGAAGCCGACGTCGCCGGGCGCCCTGACGGGCAGGTGGATCTCTACACCTGGCAGAGCAGGCGCATCCGTCTGTTCGCTGATGCTGACGGTGTTTACGGCGTGCTGATCGCGAACGGCGACAAGCTGGATCCGCACAACCTTCATGGGGTGGAGCCGTTGACGGCATGGCGGCGCAGCCCGGCGCAGGAGAAGGCCCGTAAGGAGCCGCTGGTCTACCTGCCGAGGACGCATGACCCGGATCGCTCGTTGTGGCAGGGCCTGGGGGCTTTGCTGCCTAGCGCTACCGGTAGCCGCAGTAGCCGCGACGGCGCTACCGCGGTCGCCCCGGCGGTCCTGGAGTGGATCGCACAACTCGAGGTAGAAGGGCTCCTGGCTGGCGACTACGTAGTCCGTACCCGGGCGATCGGTATGGAGTACGGCAGTCAGGCCGCGACGACAGCGGAGGTTTTCGACGACTCGTTGACGCTGGCGGCGGCCCTGCTGAAGGAGCAGGACACCGAGCTTGGCGCTTGTGCGGTCGGCGCGGTGGCCGATGCTGAACGGGGTGTTCAGGCTCTTGGCAACCTGGCTTCGAACCTCGCGCAGGCTGCAGGTGACAGGCAACCTGGCGCGAGAGGCAAGGCGCACGAGCTTGGGTACTCGATGCTGGACGGCCCGTTCCGGTCGTGGCTGGCCGGCCTACGCACCGATACCGACATCCTGCAGGCCCGCCGGGAGTGGCAGCTGGCCGCCCGGCGAATCCTTGGCGACCTGGGACGCCAGATGGTCGCGGATGCCGGCCCGACCGCATGGGTGGGCCGTGAGGTCGATGACACACGCCCAGGCAAAGACACGCGACACGTCAGCAGCCCGGAAGCCGACCTGTCGTTTCGCCGCCAGATTGCCAAAGCCTTCGAACTCGCCGGCAAACCAGACAGGGACGAGGTGCCAGCATGA
- the casB gene encoding type I-E CRISPR-associated protein Cse2/CasB, protein MTTTTQAQAEEVPPQPPKPSQPRDLARFVASRVARLQREYLDHRPDAAAALAKLRRGVGKEPGAVPELWQLTLEGVPLPAWYTDAPTDFENAAYAALTLYAVHQQSRREPMHQPGQGLGAAARVLRARKKAAGGSEDAVRRRFEAIGTAVSFSEVMHHGRALVTLLRTHNVPLDYGRLAQDLVLLQRPGRGDQVRLAWGRDFYQAGSEPTDQDNSAATGAVAEDGETTT, encoded by the coding sequence ATGACCACGACCACACAGGCACAAGCCGAGGAAGTCCCTCCGCAGCCGCCAAAACCGTCCCAGCCACGTGACCTGGCCAGGTTTGTGGCCAGCCGGGTAGCACGTCTGCAACGCGAGTATTTGGACCACCGACCTGACGCTGCGGCCGCATTGGCGAAGCTCAGGCGCGGCGTGGGAAAGGAACCGGGGGCGGTTCCGGAGCTGTGGCAGCTCACCTTGGAGGGTGTTCCGCTGCCCGCCTGGTACACCGACGCCCCCACCGATTTCGAGAACGCCGCGTACGCCGCGCTGACCCTGTACGCGGTTCACCAGCAGTCCCGGCGTGAACCCATGCACCAGCCTGGGCAGGGACTTGGCGCGGCGGCACGAGTCCTGCGAGCACGTAAGAAGGCAGCAGGTGGCAGCGAGGACGCCGTGCGGCGGCGGTTCGAGGCCATCGGTACAGCCGTCAGTTTCAGCGAGGTCATGCACCACGGCCGCGCGCTGGTAACGCTCCTGCGGACCCACAACGTGCCGTTGGACTACGGCCGGCTCGCACAGGACCTGGTGCTGCTGCAACGGCCAGGACGCGGGGACCAGGTGCGTCTTGCCTGGGGCCGCGACTTCTACCAGGCCGGCAGCGAACCAACAGACCAAGACAACTCTGCGGCCACGGGGGCCGTAGCCGAAGACGGGGAGACCACCACATGA
- the cas7e gene encoding type I-E CRISPR-associated protein Cas7/Cse4/CasC, protein MSRTIIDIHVLQTVPPSNLNRDDTGSPKTAVYGGVRRSRVSSQAWKHAVRDKFETELDDSDLGMRTRHVVEVLDRRIRERAPELADRAEELAKATFKAVGIKTSAAKKEEPEQSGYLVFLSSRQYDNLADAAASAARAGGNLDKALKERDVKALADREHSIDVALFGRMVADVSDINVEAAAQVAHAISVHAVDNEYDYFTAVDDHDEDEERTGAGMIGTVEFNSATLYRYAAVDVDRLAETLGSPEAAQRAVEAFARTFVTSMPTGKITTFGNRTLPDAVLVRLRETQPISFVGAFEEPVTAGTSAGRLSQAAIRLAEYAVEVERKYDQPPAASWVVHVGRATEALAGLGQDGTLDELVKGVGDEVAQRLAGTA, encoded by the coding sequence ATGAGCCGAACGATCATCGACATCCACGTCCTGCAGACGGTGCCGCCGTCGAACCTCAACCGAGACGACACCGGCAGCCCGAAGACTGCCGTCTACGGGGGAGTCCGCAGGTCCAGGGTGTCCAGTCAGGCATGGAAACACGCCGTCCGCGACAAGTTCGAGACCGAGCTCGACGACAGCGACCTCGGCATGCGGACCAGGCACGTGGTCGAGGTATTGGACAGACGGATCCGTGAACGGGCACCCGAACTGGCCGACCGGGCCGAAGAGTTGGCGAAGGCCACCTTCAAGGCGGTCGGGATCAAGACGTCTGCGGCGAAGAAGGAGGAGCCTGAACAGTCCGGTTACCTCGTGTTCTTGAGCAGCCGCCAGTACGACAATCTCGCCGATGCCGCTGCCTCCGCTGCAAGAGCCGGCGGGAACCTGGACAAGGCGCTGAAGGAACGCGACGTGAAGGCGCTTGCCGATCGCGAGCACTCCATCGACGTCGCACTGTTCGGCCGAATGGTCGCCGACGTGTCCGACATCAACGTCGAGGCCGCGGCTCAGGTCGCACATGCCATCAGCGTGCACGCGGTGGACAACGAGTACGACTACTTCACCGCGGTCGATGACCACGATGAGGACGAGGAGCGGACCGGTGCGGGGATGATCGGCACCGTGGAGTTCAACTCCGCCACCCTCTACCGCTACGCGGCCGTGGACGTGGATCGCCTGGCGGAGACACTGGGCAGCCCTGAGGCGGCCCAACGCGCCGTGGAGGCCTTCGCCCGCACCTTCGTGACCAGTATGCCGACCGGGAAGATCACCACGTTCGGCAACCGCACCTTGCCCGACGCGGTCCTGGTCCGGTTGCGGGAGACGCAGCCGATCAGCTTCGTCGGCGCGTTCGAGGAGCCCGTCACGGCCGGCACGTCTGCTGGCCGTCTCAGCCAGGCCGCCATCCGGCTTGCCGAGTACGCGGTGGAAGTGGAGCGTAAGTACGACCAGCCCCCGGCTGCGTCGTGGGTCGTTCACGTCGGTCGCGCCACCGAAGCGCTCGCCGGCCTTGGCCAGGACGGCACCCTCGACGAACTGGTGAAGGGCGTCGGGGACGAGGTTGCTCAGCGGTTGGCGGGGACAGCGTGA
- the cas5e gene encoding type I-E CRISPR-associated protein Cas5/CasD — protein sequence MTGLVLRLAGPLQSWGSRSRFVRRETERAPTKSGVIGILAAARGMRRTDDLTELLGLRFAVRVDQPGTLIRDFQTARSLDGSRAMPLSYRHYMADAVYVAVLEGDCQLLAGLDAALRAPVFPLYLGRRSCPPVQPLSLGVRDGSLTEVISAVSWQASQWYRRRRREPQVSLEVIRDAHPDEQGDVVRDEPESFDPQRREYGWRPVVRETVSLTNPDISDSVAEQFGHDPMALLGG from the coding sequence GTGACGGGGCTCGTCCTTAGGCTCGCCGGACCCCTGCAGTCGTGGGGGTCCCGGAGCCGGTTCGTCCGGCGTGAGACCGAGCGGGCGCCCACGAAGTCCGGTGTCATCGGGATCCTCGCCGCGGCGCGGGGGATGCGGCGGACCGATGACCTGACCGAGCTGCTCGGGCTCCGTTTCGCTGTCCGGGTCGATCAGCCGGGCACGCTGATCCGCGACTTCCAGACTGCCCGCTCTCTTGACGGCAGTCGGGCGATGCCGTTGTCGTATCGGCACTACATGGCCGACGCGGTCTACGTCGCAGTGCTGGAGGGGGACTGTCAGCTCCTGGCCGGGCTGGACGCCGCGCTCCGCGCTCCGGTGTTCCCGCTCTACCTGGGCCGGCGCTCCTGCCCACCTGTCCAACCACTCAGCTTGGGCGTTCGCGACGGAAGCCTCACCGAGGTGATCAGTGCCGTGTCGTGGCAGGCGTCGCAGTGGTATCGACGTCGGCGTCGAGAGCCACAAGTGAGCCTGGAGGTGATTCGCGATGCACATCCAGACGAGCAGGGGGATGTCGTCCGTGATGAGCCGGAGAGCTTCGATCCACAACGTCGGGAGTACGGGTGGCGGCCCGTCGTACGGGAAACCGTGTCACTCACCAACCCTGACATCTCCGATTCCGTTGCCGAACAGTTCGGGCACGACCCGATGGCCCTGTTGGGAGGATGA
- the cas6e gene encoding type I-E CRISPR-associated protein Cas6/Cse3/CasE — MFLTRFQINPQRRDARRLLTSPQAMHAAVLNGFPSRQDHADGRVLWRLDRSGAHEVLLYISSPTAPDLTHLMEQAGWPTIQTWQTRPYDKFLATLERGQHWAFRLTANPARSGTKPRPDTTKEKPAEQPDPKAGADQSEGKNRSSQRFGHVTVSQQHDWLLQRAERNGFRVLLGTMDEPDVIIRERSTLNFQRNGSRVTIRQATYDGRLEVVDPDALRRVMMSGLGHGKAYGCGLLTVAPTE, encoded by the coding sequence GTGTTCCTCACCCGCTTCCAGATCAATCCGCAACGTCGCGACGCGCGTCGGCTGCTGACTTCACCGCAGGCGATGCACGCCGCGGTACTGAACGGCTTCCCGTCGCGCCAGGACCACGCCGACGGCAGGGTCTTGTGGCGGCTCGACCGCTCCGGCGCCCACGAGGTCCTGCTGTACATCTCGAGCCCAACAGCGCCCGACCTGACGCACTTGATGGAGCAGGCTGGATGGCCCACCATTCAGACCTGGCAGACCCGCCCGTACGACAAGTTCCTGGCCACACTCGAACGGGGCCAGCACTGGGCCTTCCGCCTCACCGCCAACCCGGCCCGCAGCGGAACCAAACCAAGGCCCGACACCACGAAGGAGAAGCCTGCTGAGCAGCCCGACCCTAAGGCAGGTGCAGACCAGTCGGAGGGGAAGAATCGGTCGTCCCAGCGGTTCGGACACGTGACCGTCAGCCAACAGCACGACTGGCTGCTGCAACGTGCCGAACGAAACGGATTCCGTGTCCTGCTCGGAACCATGGATGAACCGGACGTGATCATTCGCGAACGGTCCACCCTCAACTTCCAGCGCAACGGCTCGCGGGTGACGATCCGCCAAGCGACCTACGACGGCCGGCTGGAGGTCGTCGACCCGGACGCGCTACGCCGCGTCATGATGTCCGGCCTAGGGCACGGCAAGGCCTACGGGTGTGGTCTGCTAACCGTGGCGCCGACCGAATGA
- the cas1e gene encoding type I-E CRISPR-associated endonuclease Cas1e, protein MTGPPGTPPPRLPELVRAQDRLSFIYVERCIVHRDSNAITATDERGTVHIPAASLGALLIGPGTRVTHQAMMLLAESASTAVWVGERGVRYYAHGRSLANSTRLLEAQAAAVSHRDRRLAVARAMYALRFPDEEDVAGLTMQQLRGREGVRVRRLYREHAERTGVSWESRRYDMDNFASGDVVNQALSAAHTSLYGVCHAVIVALGCAPGLGFVHTGHERSFVYDVADLYKAEMTIPIAFDIAASVPAEVAGETRRAVRGRLHDGLFLQRCVRDIRRLLLSEEDPVTNGQEHLETSIVRLWDEKVAPIEGGTNYAYESDDEVDF, encoded by the coding sequence ATGACAGGCCCGCCCGGAACGCCGCCACCGCGGCTGCCTGAACTCGTCCGGGCGCAGGACAGGCTCTCGTTCATCTACGTCGAACGTTGCATCGTCCACCGTGACAGCAACGCGATCACCGCAACCGACGAACGAGGAACGGTGCACATACCGGCGGCCTCCCTCGGTGCCCTGCTGATCGGGCCAGGCACCAGAGTCACCCACCAGGCCATGATGCTCCTGGCGGAGAGCGCTTCGACCGCTGTGTGGGTCGGTGAACGCGGAGTCCGCTACTACGCCCACGGTCGATCGCTCGCGAACTCCACAAGGTTGCTCGAAGCTCAAGCGGCGGCGGTCTCTCACCGAGACCGCCGCCTGGCCGTCGCCCGGGCCATGTACGCCCTGCGGTTCCCCGACGAGGAAGACGTCGCCGGGCTGACGATGCAGCAGTTGCGTGGTCGAGAAGGCGTCCGCGTCCGCCGGCTGTACCGCGAGCACGCCGAGCGGACCGGCGTCAGCTGGGAAAGCCGTCGTTACGACATGGACAACTTCGCGTCCGGAGATGTCGTCAACCAGGCCCTGTCCGCGGCGCATACCAGCCTCTACGGGGTGTGCCACGCCGTGATCGTGGCGCTCGGTTGTGCTCCCGGCCTCGGGTTCGTCCACACCGGCCATGAACGCTCGTTCGTCTACGACGTCGCCGACCTGTACAAGGCGGAGATGACCATTCCGATCGCGTTCGACATTGCAGCATCAGTGCCCGCCGAAGTCGCGGGCGAGACTCGTCGAGCCGTGCGTGGGCGGCTCCACGATGGTCTCTTCCTTCAGCGATGCGTGCGCGATATCCGGCGCCTGCTGTTGTCGGAGGAGGATCCGGTGACCAACGGGCAGGAACACCTCGAGACAAGCATCGTCAGACTGTGGGACGAGAAGGTAGCGCCGATCGAGGGCGGTACAAACTACGCGTACGAATCCGACGACGAGGTCGACTTCTGA
- the cas2e gene encoding type I-E CRISPR-associated endoribonuclease Cas2e — translation MTVIVLTACPAGLRGHLTRWLLEISAGVFVGNVTSRVRDLMWARVIELSGQGRALMVYSTDGEQRLQFKVHEHHWKPVDYDGVMLIRRPPSHDLASPSSGRTGWSKAVKRKRFGKQAARRTSTPPSPGKGP, via the coding sequence ATGACCGTCATCGTCCTGACAGCCTGCCCTGCAGGCCTTCGCGGCCACCTCACGCGGTGGCTTCTTGAGATCTCCGCCGGCGTCTTCGTCGGCAACGTGACGTCCAGAGTCCGTGACCTCATGTGGGCACGCGTCATCGAGCTATCCGGGCAAGGTCGAGCGCTGATGGTGTACAGCACCGACGGCGAGCAACGGCTCCAGTTCAAGGTCCACGAACATCATTGGAAACCCGTCGACTACGACGGTGTCATGCTCATCCGCCGCCCGCCCAGTCACGACTTGGCGTCACCGTCGAGTGGCCGGACCGGCTGGAGCAAGGCAGTTAAACGGAAGCGCTTCGGAAAGCAGGCAGCCCGTCGCACCAGCACACCCCCATCTCCAGGGAAGGGGCCCTGA
- a CDS encoding IS110 family RNA-guided transposase, which yields MVVLGIDAHKRSHTVVAVDDLGRKLGQRTTGTTTDDHLAMLTWAEQFGDERMWAVEDCRHLSRRLERDLLGAGERIVRVPPKLMAHVRDSARSYGKSDPIDALAVARAALREPNLPTARLDGPAREVRLLLSHRDDMVAERTRVINRLRWHLHEIDPSWQLPPRTLWRPKNLAGVTARLIGIDGLVARLARDLVDRCRDLTAQIRALDRELEPLVSRLAPNLLELPGCAILTAAKIIGETADVTRFRSRHAFARHNGTAPVPVWSGNHERHRLSRIGNRQLNAALHRIAITQAHYHPQAREFLQRRRTQGDTKTESIRALKRRLSDVVYRALQADANINHDPAVTAAA from the coding sequence ATGGTCGTACTCGGAATCGATGCTCACAAGCGCAGCCACACCGTCGTCGCGGTCGACGACCTCGGTCGTAAGCTCGGCCAACGCACGACTGGAACAACCACCGACGATCACCTGGCCATGCTGACGTGGGCAGAGCAGTTCGGCGACGAGAGGATGTGGGCGGTCGAGGACTGTCGCCACCTGTCCCGACGCCTCGAACGAGACCTGCTCGGTGCAGGGGAACGCATCGTGCGCGTCCCTCCCAAGCTGATGGCTCATGTCCGCGACAGCGCCCGCAGCTACGGTAAGTCCGACCCGATCGACGCATTGGCGGTTGCGCGAGCGGCCCTACGCGAGCCGAACCTGCCGACCGCGCGTCTGGACGGGCCTGCACGCGAAGTCAGGCTGCTGTTAAGCCACCGCGACGACATGGTCGCCGAACGGACCCGTGTGATCAACCGCCTTCGCTGGCACCTCCACGAGATCGACCCGTCCTGGCAGCTCCCGCCCCGCACTTTGTGGAGGCCGAAGAACCTTGCCGGCGTCACCGCTCGCCTGATCGGCATCGATGGGCTGGTGGCCCGACTTGCCCGAGACCTCGTGGACCGCTGCCGCGACCTCACCGCGCAGATCCGTGCGCTCGACCGTGAACTCGAACCGCTGGTATCCCGCCTGGCGCCGAACCTGCTTGAGCTGCCCGGGTGCGCGATCCTGACCGCCGCAAAGATCATCGGAGAGACCGCCGACGTCACACGGTTCCGCTCCCGGCACGCCTTCGCACGCCACAACGGGACCGCCCCCGTCCCGGTCTGGTCCGGCAACCACGAACGGCATCGGCTATCCCGCATCGGCAACCGACAACTCAATGCCGCTCTGCACCGCATCGCAATCACCCAGGCCCACTACCACCCACAGGCACGAGAGTTTCTCCAACGACGACGGACTCAAGGCGATACCAAGACAGAGTCGATCCGTGCCCTCAAACGACGACTCTCCGACGTCGTCTACCGTGCCCTGCAAGCCGACGCCAACATCAACCACGACCCGGCCGTGACGGCCGCCGCTTGA
- a CDS encoding tetratricopeptide repeat protein, with translation MPARQRLVLGLLDLLVDGPGGCAPVSVKCESAPGLLLNPTKAVADAALLAALQQADELQAVLVVHFVGHGSRHQDDPAAPARHLLHVWDTVAKPVDTEPESNGWDPYELIRRRRNHLPNIVGLVLLVDACYASWAKQQVDAWSGVQGGLLSAWLGSSGDQPAWDGCFTKTLVQVLGQGLDVAEHPRRALVPDLLASDLEPVLTGCQDQAPRLGGFESHNPVLFVARNRRASQLGAALGVDAGTETLLLRLTESYVTFAVDMVTDSIRAHRVTAVVGGPGAGKSTLAAALRHPPASVEKVPLGLVHAVGFMAVASSVPELAATLRGQLQKLAWFPEVARRYWQANAARWDDLDPWQRLTGPLSLYPDPVRLLVDGLDQLEGQPGYPEVLHALQALVDDPALGHVKLVLVGRSVPALGGVDAVVDMPVLDVNTATRYLHARGVLDPGTVEWLVQVAAGNWLVLDLAATTVSSVAGGAGFPEDQAALYTQLLDQIRTRHGGVVDVVMALLAAAGTGPVLPFDLLHATLVVLGQPLTRADLYLLLGDVDLHRLLDRSNTGRADEHLGLFHQTLGDYLTTHPRPGTPAAPAVHAAIIHALDQQAPATKHTPGSYRDDPLLTYAFDVGPRHRHEAGRDDSLVADLTRDDPVPRVNLTRWTTWASVILDALGCDHPDTLTTRSIIAYWTAQTGDPSEALRLLRQLLPDQERVLGRDHPDTLTTRNNIAHSTGETGDPSEALRLYRELLPDRERVLGRDHPDTLTTRNNIASWTGQTGDPSEALRLFRQLLPDRERVLGRDHPDTLATRGNVASWTGEAGDPSEALRLFRQLLPDRERVLGRDHPDTLTTRNNIASWTGQTGDPSEALRLFRQLLPDRERVLGRDHPDTLATRGNVASWTGEAGDPSEALRLFRQLLPDRERVLGRDHPDTLITRGNVASWTGEAGDPSEALRLFRQLLPDRERVLGRDHPDTLATRGNVASWTGEAGDPSEALRLFRQLLPDRERVLGRDHPDTLITRGNVASWTGEAGDPSEALRLLRQLLPDHEQVLGRDHPDTLITRGNIAHWTGVTGQPDEALRLLRQLLPDRERVLGRDHPDTLTTRNSIAYLTGTIE, from the coding sequence TTGCCGGCTCGGCAGCGGCTGGTCCTGGGGTTACTTGATCTGCTGGTGGACGGGCCGGGTGGGTGTGCGCCGGTGTCCGTGAAGTGTGAGTCGGCTCCCGGGCTGCTGCTGAACCCGACGAAGGCGGTCGCGGATGCGGCGTTGTTGGCGGCTTTGCAGCAGGCCGATGAGCTGCAGGCAGTGCTGGTGGTGCATTTCGTGGGGCACGGCAGCCGGCACCAGGACGATCCCGCGGCGCCGGCACGGCATCTGCTGCATGTTTGGGACACGGTCGCCAAGCCGGTGGACACCGAGCCGGAGAGCAACGGCTGGGACCCCTATGAACTGATCCGGCGACGGCGCAACCATCTACCTAACATCGTGGGTCTGGTACTGCTGGTGGACGCGTGCTACGCGTCGTGGGCCAAGCAGCAGGTGGACGCCTGGAGCGGGGTGCAAGGCGGGCTGCTGTCCGCGTGGCTGGGTTCTTCGGGGGACCAGCCGGCGTGGGATGGGTGTTTCACCAAGACGCTGGTCCAGGTGCTCGGGCAGGGCCTGGACGTGGCCGAGCACCCCCGCAGGGCGCTAGTGCCGGACCTGCTGGCCAGCGACCTGGAGCCGGTGCTGACGGGCTGCCAGGACCAGGCGCCGCGGCTGGGTGGGTTCGAAAGCCACAATCCGGTGCTGTTCGTAGCCCGCAACCGGCGGGCTAGCCAGCTGGGGGCCGCGCTGGGTGTGGATGCGGGCACCGAGACGCTGCTGCTGCGGCTGACAGAGAGCTACGTGACCTTCGCGGTGGACATGGTCACCGATTCAATCCGAGCCCATCGGGTCACTGCGGTGGTCGGGGGTCCAGGGGCGGGGAAGTCGACGCTGGCGGCGGCGCTGCGGCACCCGCCGGCCAGCGTGGAGAAGGTGCCGCTGGGACTGGTGCATGCCGTCGGGTTCATGGCGGTGGCATCCTCCGTGCCGGAGCTGGCCGCCACGTTGCGGGGGCAGCTGCAGAAGCTGGCCTGGTTCCCTGAAGTCGCGCGCCGGTACTGGCAGGCTAACGCCGCACGGTGGGATGACCTGGATCCGTGGCAGCGGCTCACCGGGCCGCTCAGCCTGTACCCCGATCCGGTCCGGCTGCTCGTGGACGGGTTGGACCAGCTCGAGGGCCAGCCCGGCTATCCCGAGGTTCTGCACGCGCTCCAGGCACTCGTCGACGACCCGGCGCTGGGCCACGTGAAGCTGGTGCTGGTCGGTCGTAGTGTGCCTGCCCTGGGCGGCGTCGACGCCGTCGTCGACATGCCGGTCCTCGATGTGAACACCGCGACCCGCTACCTGCACGCGCGCGGCGTGCTGGATCCCGGGACCGTGGAGTGGCTGGTGCAAGTGGCGGCCGGGAACTGGCTGGTGCTTGATCTTGCTGCTACCACCGTCAGCAGCGTCGCGGGAGGCGCGGGCTTCCCGGAGGACCAGGCGGCTCTCTACACCCAGCTGCTGGACCAGATCCGGACCCGACACGGTGGTGTGGTTGACGTGGTCATGGCGTTGCTCGCGGCCGCGGGGACCGGGCCTGTGCTCCCGTTCGACCTGCTGCACGCCACCCTCGTCGTCCTGGGCCAGCCGCTGACCCGCGCCGACCTGTACCTGCTGCTCGGCGACGTCGACCTGCACCGGCTGCTGGACCGCTCCAACACCGGGCGGGCCGACGAACATCTCGGACTGTTCCACCAGACCCTGGGCGACTACCTCACCACCCACCCGCGCCCCGGGACCCCGGCGGCGCCCGCGGTGCATGCCGCGATCATCCACGCCCTCGACCAACAGGCCCCGGCAACCAAGCACACCCCCGGCAGCTACCGCGATGACCCGCTGCTCACCTACGCATTCGATGTCGGCCCCCGCCATCGCCACGAAGCCGGACGCGACGACAGCCTGGTCGCTGACCTGACCCGCGATGACCCTGTCCCGCGCGTAAACCTCACTCGCTGGACCACCTGGGCATCCGTCATCCTTGACGCGCTCGGCTGCGACCACCCCGACACCCTCACCACCCGCAGCATCATCGCCTACTGGACCGCCCAGACTGGCGATCCAAGCGAGGCGCTGCGCCTGTTACGGCAACTGCTGCCCGACCAGGAACGGGTCCTCGGCCGCGACCACCCCGACACCCTCACCACCCGCAACAACATCGCCCATTCGACCGGCGAGACCGGCGACCCAAGCGAGGCGCTGCGCCTGTACCGAGAACTGCTGCCCGACCGGGAACGGGTCCTCGGCCGCGACCACCCCGACACCCTCACCACCCGCAATAACATCGCCAGCTGGACCGGGCAGACGGGCGACCCAAGCGAGGCGCTGCGCCTGTTTCGGCAACTGCTGCCCGACCGGGAACGGGTCCTCGGCCGCGACCACCCCGACACCCTCGCCACCCGCGGCAACGTCGCCAGCTGGACCGGCGAGGCCGGTGACCCGAGCGAGGCGCTGCGCCTGTTTCGGCAACTGCTGCCCGACCGGGAACGGGTCCTCGGCCGCGACCACCCCGACACCCTCACCACCCGCAATAACATCGCCAGCTGGACCGGGCAGACGGGCGACCCAAGCGAGGCGCTGCGCCTGTTTCGGCAACTGCTGCCCGACCGGGAACGGGTCCTCGGCCGCGACCACCCTGACACCCTCGCCACCCGCGGCAACGTCGCCAGCTGGACCGGCGAGGCCGGTGACCCGAGCGAGGCGCTGCGCCTGTTTCGGCAACTGCTGCCCGACCGGGAACGGGTCCTCGGCCGCGACCACCCCGACACCCTCATCACCCGCGGCAACGTCGCCAGCTGGACCGGCGAGGCCGGTGACCCGAGCGAGGCGCTGCGCCTGTTTCGGCAACTGCTGCCCGACCGGGAACGGGTCCTCGGCCGCGACCACCCTGACACCCTCGCCACCCGCGGCAACGTCGCCAGCTGGACCGGCGAGGCCGGTGACCCGAGCGAGGCGCTGCGCCTGTTTCGGCAACTGCTGCCCGACCGGGAACGGGTCCTCGGCCGCGACCACCCCGACACCCTCATCACCCGCGGCAACGTCGCCAGCTGGACCGGCGAGGCCGGTGACCCGAGCGAGGCGCTGCGCCTGTTACGGCAACTGCTGCCCGACCACGAACAGGTCCTCGGCCGCGACCACCCCGACACCCTCATCACCCGCGGCAACATCGCTCACTGGACCGGCGTGACAGGCCAACCGGACGAGGCGCTGCGCCTGTTACGGCAACTGCTGCCCGACCGGGAACGGGTCCTCGGCCGCGACCACCCCGACACCCTCACCACCCGCAACAGCATCGCCTACCTGACCGGCACGATCGAATGA